A stretch of Armatimonadota bacterium DNA encodes these proteins:
- a CDS encoding amidohydrolase family protein: protein MINIRFFDSNCMIGLRSCPNPETPRRLEQFLDDYAFYGIEGALVFHAQSCEYYQDFGNRLLLDEIAGQPRLAPQWVVMPHHTGEMAPPDDLVAEMLERNVRAARFYPRAHGFGTSDDVVGPLLAKLQAHRIPLFVDVNELSVEAAVALCKRYPELPVVLCGVAWSTDRLINPLFGSVPNLHLDTWGFQGHRAYERFVEQFGPDRLLFSTGLPEHSPGAAKMMTLYETISPEAREKIGSGNLLRLLSGVDGAQGELPSLEPWPARDDDPIVAKLKLGEPLREEFIIDAHSHIGHDGCMGYFGCALAYNDVDGLVGTMDRLGIDLAMPSTWGGIRVGTPEHNDIAMAAHDRYPDRILPYGCINPSYPDLVEQEIPRVFESGKVFGFKPYPPGHQKPLIDPGNQPMLRFAHEHQWPVLCHMGFSAPGSCTPEHVAQCAERYPGAHFLCAHAGQSWPMAQAVANIAKTHRNIYAEITYTAILYNFCEFFVREVGPEQLIFGTDCVMRDAAPQLGWVAWSRLSIEDKRLALGGNMARILRLPEEKRRPVSP from the coding sequence CACTGGTATTTCACGCGCAATCCTGCGAGTATTACCAGGATTTCGGCAATCGCCTGCTGCTGGATGAGATCGCCGGGCAGCCGCGCCTCGCGCCCCAGTGGGTGGTGATGCCCCACCATACGGGTGAGATGGCCCCGCCGGATGACCTCGTGGCCGAGATGCTGGAGCGCAATGTTCGGGCCGCCCGGTTCTACCCGCGCGCTCACGGCTTCGGTACCAGTGACGATGTGGTCGGCCCGCTGCTGGCGAAGCTTCAGGCCCACCGGATTCCGCTCTTCGTGGATGTCAATGAGCTCTCGGTGGAGGCTGCTGTCGCTCTGTGCAAGCGGTACCCCGAGCTGCCCGTAGTTCTTTGCGGCGTGGCCTGGAGCACAGACCGGCTGATCAACCCCCTGTTTGGTTCCGTGCCCAACCTGCACCTGGACACCTGGGGCTTCCAGGGCCATCGCGCCTACGAGCGGTTCGTGGAACAGTTCGGCCCGGATCGTCTGCTGTTCAGCACCGGCCTGCCCGAGCACAGTCCTGGCGCGGCGAAGATGATGACCCTCTACGAGACCATCAGCCCTGAGGCCCGGGAGAAGATCGGCAGCGGCAACCTGTTGCGGTTGCTGTCCGGCGTGGACGGCGCCCAGGGCGAGCTCCCTTCGCTCGAGCCCTGGCCTGCGCGCGACGATGACCCGATCGTCGCGAAACTGAAGCTCGGCGAACCCTTGCGAGAGGAGTTCATCATCGACGCGCACTCCCACATCGGCCACGACGGCTGCATGGGGTACTTCGGCTGCGCCCTGGCCTACAACGATGTGGACGGTCTCGTGGGAACCATGGATCGCCTGGGGATTGACCTGGCGATGCCCAGCACCTGGGGCGGCATCCGCGTGGGCACCCCGGAGCACAATGACATCGCCATGGCCGCCCACGATCGCTATCCGGACCGCATCCTGCCGTATGGCTGCATCAACCCGTCCTACCCGGACCTGGTCGAGCAGGAGATCCCGCGGGTGTTCGAGAGTGGAAAGGTTTTCGGCTTCAAGCCCTACCCGCCGGGGCATCAGAAGCCCCTGATCGACCCTGGCAACCAACCGATGCTGCGGTTCGCCCACGAGCACCAGTGGCCGGTGCTTTGCCACATGGGCTTCAGCGCGCCCGGAAGCTGCACCCCGGAGCACGTTGCCCAGTGCGCCGAGCGTTACCCCGGAGCCCATTTCCTGTGCGCCCATGCCGGGCAGAGCTGGCCCATGGCCCAGGCGGTGGCGAACATTGCGAAGACCCACCGGAATATCTACGCGGAGATCACCTATACCGCGATTCTGTACAACTTCTGCGAGTTCTTCGTGCGGGAAGTGGGCCCGGAACAGCTCATTTTCGGCACGGACTGCGTCATGCGCGACGCCGCGCCGCAACTGGGTTGGGTGGCGTGGTCGAGGCTGAGTATCGAGGACAAGCGTCTGGCGCTGGGCGGGAACATGGCGCGGATTCTGCGTCTGCCCGAGGAGAAACGTCGTCCGGTAAGCCCGTGA